A single window of Marinobacter sp. LA51 DNA harbors:
- a CDS encoding response regulator transcription factor has product MLKLLLAEDDLDLAQTLVQYLELEGFICDHVSNGIAGLNLIKQNSYDVLLLDINMPRLDGFGLCQRIREQGNDIPVLMLTARGQLDDKLLGFNAGADDYLIKPFEMEELLARVRALSHRRSGQVRKLTCGELQMNLSEKSLLRNGQALKLSPTGWRLLECLMRASPSPVTREALMDAVWGDDHPDSNSLKVHMYNLRKAIDGPFSEPLLHTISGVGFVIRPSGTGAPNV; this is encoded by the coding sequence ATGCTGAAATTGTTATTGGCAGAAGACGATCTGGACCTTGCTCAGACACTGGTGCAGTACCTGGAGCTGGAGGGATTCATCTGTGACCATGTCAGCAATGGCATAGCCGGACTGAACCTGATTAAACAAAACAGCTACGACGTCCTTTTGCTGGATATCAACATGCCCCGCCTGGATGGATTTGGCCTTTGCCAGCGTATACGGGAGCAGGGAAACGATATACCCGTCCTGATGCTGACAGCTCGTGGTCAGCTTGATGACAAGTTATTGGGGTTTAATGCTGGCGCCGATGATTATCTGATCAAACCCTTTGAGATGGAGGAGTTGCTGGCACGGGTGCGTGCACTGTCGCACCGGCGAAGTGGCCAGGTCCGAAAACTCACGTGTGGTGAATTGCAGATGAACCTCAGTGAGAAAAGCTTGTTGCGAAACGGTCAGGCCCTGAAGTTGTCGCCTACGGGGTGGCGCTTGCTTGAATGCCTGATGCGAGCCTCACCATCTCCAGTAACCCGTGAAGCGTTGATGGACGCCGTTTGGGGAGACGACCACCCTGACAGCAACAGCCTGAAAGTTCACATGTATAACCTTCGTAAGGCCATCGACGGCCCCTTTTCCGAGCCGCTTCTGCACACCATCAGCGGAGTCGGCTTTGTCATCAGACCTTCCGGAACAGGCGCGCCCAATGTTTAA
- a CDS encoding sensor histidine kinase, with product MFKVGISLRALLISSFLALGLILVVAYSMVAKEHFIRGLDAAMASNMEKTARTFSEVIGSGQREQAREFSGFDVALQWESLPAYTLEAFPNGPSESGQLLKKEDSTWLSRPSSIIFAMRYDTAIGPLYLSRKLTPPEASEVLPQAALKNRLLTLTVSILVIGFISIVGWLLLRHVSRPMAALRAWTHSLDNDKLSHPVPDFSYPELNEMAELIRNSLSTVEQALDRERRFLRHASHELRTPISTIRSNIELQRKLAEKREKYEDEKSIVDRIDRASLTMKHLTETLLWLNHEPDTPLQHESVDLPGLIRELADEMSYLLAGKPVTREISTSPFSCVVPLVPARIILGNLIRNAYQHCWEGTVVIEQHGNCVTISNPAEPEAQNASPKTSENTGYGLGLELTTTLSQRIGWHYTSSRHDNLHRVTVEIGSCLDS from the coding sequence ATGTTTAAAGTCGGGATTAGCCTCAGGGCACTGCTTATATCGTCCTTTCTGGCATTGGGTCTCATTCTGGTTGTTGCCTACTCCATGGTTGCAAAGGAGCATTTCATTCGGGGGCTGGATGCGGCAATGGCAAGCAACATGGAAAAGACCGCCCGCACATTCAGCGAGGTAATAGGCTCGGGCCAGAGAGAGCAAGCCAGAGAGTTCAGCGGTTTTGACGTTGCGTTGCAATGGGAAAGTTTACCGGCCTATACCCTTGAAGCCTTCCCCAATGGACCGAGCGAATCGGGCCAGCTGCTGAAAAAAGAAGACAGCACCTGGTTGAGCCGCCCAAGCTCTATCATCTTTGCGATGCGCTACGACACCGCCATCGGTCCGCTTTACCTGAGCCGGAAACTCACGCCTCCAGAAGCATCGGAGGTGCTACCTCAAGCTGCACTGAAAAACCGATTGCTCACGCTGACCGTCAGTATCCTGGTGATTGGATTTATTTCTATTGTTGGCTGGCTTCTCTTACGGCATGTGTCCCGCCCCATGGCCGCACTGAGAGCCTGGACCCATTCCCTGGACAACGACAAACTCTCGCACCCTGTGCCGGATTTTTCGTATCCCGAGCTCAACGAAATGGCGGAACTTATCCGAAACAGTCTTTCCACGGTTGAGCAGGCACTGGACCGCGAGCGGCGGTTTCTCAGACACGCGAGCCATGAGCTCCGGACACCTATAAGCACGATTCGCTCCAACATCGAGCTACAGCGAAAGCTGGCAGAGAAAAGGGAAAAGTACGAGGACGAAAAGAGCATTGTGGATCGCATCGACCGCGCTAGCCTGACCATGAAGCACCTTACCGAAACGCTGCTCTGGCTGAATCATGAGCCGGATACGCCACTTCAGCATGAATCCGTTGATTTGCCTGGGCTGATCAGGGAGCTTGCGGATGAAATGTCGTATCTTCTGGCCGGAAAGCCTGTGACCAGGGAGATAAGCACCTCTCCGTTCAGCTGCGTTGTACCGTTGGTGCCAGCACGCATCATTCTGGGCAATCTGATTCGGAACGCGTATCAACATTGCTGGGAAGGCACCGTCGTTATCGAGCAACACGGGAACTGCGTTACGATCAGCAACCCCGCAGAGCCAGAAGCACAGAATGCGTCCCCAAAAACATCAGAAAACACGGGCTACGGACTTGGATTGGAACTGACCACAACTCTCAGTCAGCGGATTGGGTGGCATTACACATCCAGCCGTCACGACAACCTTCATCGCGTGACGGTTGAGATCGGTAGCTGCCTCGACAGCTAA
- a CDS encoding MerR family transcriptional regulator, whose translation MKTFNIGELSEKSGVASHAIRFYERENLMPEPARTQSNYRRYPEDAIDRLQFIIHAKQWGFTLDEIRELLMLQDANGDRADAKRIARKQLEKIRHQIQSLSRIEAVLSDSLEACSGEGPMDDCPIVEAIAQRG comes from the coding sequence ATGAAAACGTTCAATATCGGTGAGCTCTCCGAAAAAAGTGGTGTTGCCAGCCATGCGATCCGCTTCTACGAGCGGGAGAATCTCATGCCCGAGCCTGCGCGAACCCAATCCAACTACCGCCGTTACCCCGAGGATGCGATTGACCGGTTGCAATTCATCATCCATGCCAAGCAATGGGGTTTCACCCTTGATGAAATTCGTGAACTGCTGATGCTTCAGGACGCCAACGGTGATCGAGCCGATGCCAAACGCATCGCCAGAAAGCAGTTGGAAAAGATTCGACATCAGATCCAGAGTCTTTCCCGCATTGAGGCGGTCCTGTCGGATTCTCTGGAGGCATGTTCCGGCGAGGGGCCGATGGACGACTGCCCGATTGTCGAAGCTATTGCTCAGAGAGGGTAA
- a CDS encoding efflux RND transporter periplasmic adaptor subunit codes for MRIALIVTVIAVAFGLGWLTSHQTMPMSQSAGSGNPAEESSDSKPLYWVAPMDANYRRDKPGKSPMGMDLVPVYAEENSGRDDGGVTISAAVRANLGVKTQAVSRGAVSVPVRTVGYVTDDEDQLIHVHSRIAGWVEVLHVRSMGEKVNRGEPLYEIYSPELVNAQQEFLMSERLRRGSEATATGGKLRALGMTDSQIANLKKTGKVRERITVFAPGSGYVAALPARAGMYVRPDTEIMAIGSRDTVWVIAEFFERQSGLVTAGQTVEFATPSMPGTRWDATIDYVYPELDAKTRTLRARVRVPNPDGQLRPNMFVNLTMDAPIGGDLLTIPRPALIQRSGSQHVLLAEDDGYFRPVPVKTGQEAGDRVVIREGLKEGQQVVVSAQFLIDSETSLEAAMLRLEPEEQNTAGMADNSMGSMSGMETNESAGPIQSRGVITEINTEERKVTLNHEPIPALNWPSMTMGFSVAPEVTLDGLSKDDTVVFTLTPAGKGQQVTSITKPDSAHD; via the coding sequence ATGCGCATTGCCCTGATCGTGACAGTGATCGCTGTCGCCTTTGGTCTTGGCTGGCTGACCAGTCACCAAACCATGCCGATGTCTCAGTCAGCCGGTTCTGGTAACCCTGCTGAGGAGTCGTCTGATAGTAAGCCCTTGTACTGGGTGGCACCCATGGACGCCAACTACCGCCGTGACAAGCCCGGCAAGTCTCCCATGGGTATGGACCTGGTGCCGGTATACGCCGAGGAAAACAGCGGACGGGACGACGGCGGGGTGACGATAAGCGCCGCCGTCCGGGCCAATCTGGGCGTTAAAACCCAGGCGGTGTCCCGGGGTGCGGTTTCTGTTCCGGTCCGAACCGTGGGCTACGTCACCGACGATGAAGACCAACTGATCCATGTACACAGCCGCATCGCCGGCTGGGTAGAAGTTCTGCACGTTCGTTCGATGGGGGAGAAGGTTAACCGTGGCGAGCCACTCTACGAGATCTATTCACCAGAACTGGTAAACGCCCAGCAGGAATTCCTGATGTCTGAGCGCCTTAGGCGAGGGTCAGAGGCGACGGCCACCGGCGGAAAATTGCGCGCCCTGGGCATGACGGATAGCCAGATTGCCAACCTGAAAAAAACCGGAAAAGTGCGTGAACGCATCACCGTGTTTGCCCCCGGTTCTGGTTATGTGGCCGCCTTGCCCGCCCGTGCGGGTATGTACGTGCGCCCGGATACCGAAATCATGGCCATTGGCAGCCGCGATACGGTGTGGGTGATCGCCGAGTTTTTCGAACGTCAGTCCGGGCTGGTCACGGCCGGCCAGACCGTTGAATTCGCCACGCCATCCATGCCGGGCACCCGTTGGGACGCCACCATCGATTACGTCTATCCGGAGCTGGATGCGAAGACGCGGACTCTGCGGGCTCGGGTGCGCGTCCCCAATCCGGATGGCCAGCTGCGCCCCAATATGTTCGTGAATCTCACCATGGACGCTCCCATCGGTGGGGACTTGCTCACTATCCCGCGCCCGGCGCTCATCCAGCGAAGCGGCAGTCAGCACGTGCTGCTGGCAGAGGATGACGGCTATTTTCGTCCGGTGCCCGTCAAGACCGGCCAGGAAGCAGGCGACAGGGTGGTCATTCGCGAGGGGCTGAAAGAAGGGCAGCAGGTAGTGGTGTCCGCCCAGTTCCTGATTGATTCAGAAACCAGCCTTGAGGCCGCCATGCTGCGACTTGAGCCCGAGGAGCAGAACACTGCCGGGATGGCAGATAACAGTATGGGTTCGATGTCCGGTATGGAGACCAACGAGTCCGCGGGCCCGATCCAGAGCCGGGGTGTGATCACCGAGATCAACACTGAAGAACGCAAGGTAACGCTGAATCACGAGCCGATTCCGGCTCTGAACTGGCCGAGCATGACCATGGGATTTTCAGTCGCGCCCGAAGTAACGCTGGATGGCCTGAGCAAGGATGACACGGTGGTCTTCACCCTGACGCCCGCTGGCAAGGGCCAGCAGGTGACTTCGATCACCAAACCGGATTCAGCTCATGATTAA